A genomic region of Antennarius striatus isolate MH-2024 chromosome 4, ASM4005453v1, whole genome shotgun sequence contains the following coding sequences:
- the cmip gene encoding C-Maf-inducing protein — MDFNSGGGGNELHNNQFYQCEENKPLLGEMSEGNNNTKLGAGPCKRSLNHCGSSGMRYKLLQEGDIQVCVVKHPRTFLSKILTTKFLRRWEPHHLSLTDSSLTSATPTGYMETSLSYSSIEDLQLLAWENAPKYCVQLSVPGGTVLLQAANSYLRDQWFHSLQWKKKIYKYRKVLTNPSRWDVVLKEIRALVDMALTSPLQDESIHQAPLHIISTLLAENSNLSSQDHENIIVAIAPLLENNHPPPDLCEFFCKHCRERPRSMVVIEVFTPVVQRILKHNMDFGKCPRLRLFTQEYILALNELNAGMEVVKKFVHSMHGPTGQCPHPRVLPNLVAVCLAAIYSCYEEFINSRDNSPSLKEIRNGCQQQNDRKPPMPLRLLRTEPPTPPPTTLLPLSPSPSPLQPPVPTPSNSTTSVPVSSPTPSLPLSPPPSVVNSSEILVELERNNNSANTKRKGAPPRGDSEPNLIDCLMVSPAVNTLSIQLPAQADRVLGCFALILKMLSDYDDWRPALASLLQPIPFPKEALAHAKFTKELKYVIQRFAEDPRQEVHSCLLSVRSGKDGWFQLYSPGGVACDDDGELFASMVHILMGSCYKTKKFLLSLAENKLGPCMLLALRGNQTMVEILCLMLEYNIIENKDTQLQIISTLESTHVGLRMYEQLCERQRELKELQRKGGPTRLTLPSKSTDADLARLLSSGSFGNLENLSLAFTNVTSACAEQLIKLPSLKQLNLWSTQFGDAGLRLLSEHLACLQVLNLCETPVTDAGLLALSSMKSLCSLNMNSTKLTADTYEDLKAKLPNLKDVDVRYTEAW, encoded by the exons ATGGATTTCAACAGCGGCGGTGGGGGCAATGAGCTGCACAACAACCAGTTCTATCAGTGCGAGGAGAACAAGCCTCTGCTGGGGGAGATGTCTGAGGGGAATAACAACACCAAGCTGGGCGCGGGGCCGTGCAAGAGGTCCCTGAACCACTGCGGCAGCAGCGGGATGAGATACAAGCTCCTCCAGGAGGGGGAcatccaggtgtgtgtggtcaAACACCCCCGCACCTTCCTCAGCAAGATCCTCACCACCAAGTTCCTGCGGAGGTGGGAGCCGCACCACCTCTCCCTCACGGACAGCAGCCTGACCTCCGCCACG CCCACCGGTTACATGGAGACGTCGTTGTCCTACAGCTCCATAGAAGACTTGCAGCTCCTCGCATGGGAAAACGCTCCCAAGTATTGCGTCCAGCTCAGCGTCCCTGGTGGCACTGTGCTGCTGCAG GCTGCAAACAGCTACTTAAGGGACCAGTGGTTTCACTCCCTGCAGTGGAAG aaaaaaatctacaaatacCGTAAAGTCCTGACCAACCCGAGCCGCTGGGACGTGGTGCTGAAGGAGATCAGGGCGCTGGTGGACATGGCTCTGACCTCACCGCTGCAGGACGAGTCCATCCACCAGGCGCCGCTGCACATCATCTCCACCCTGCTGGCTGag AATTCCAATCTGAGTTCTCAGGATCATGAGAACATCATTGTG gcgATCGCTCCTCTTCTGGAGAACAACCACCCCCCTCCTGACCTGTGTGAGTTCTTCTGTAAG CACTGTCGGGAGCGCCCACGCTCCATGGTGGTGATCGAGGTGTTCACTCCTGTGGTCCAGAGAATCCTCAAACATAACATG GATTTTGGAAAGTGCCCTCGACTGCGTCTCTTCACCCAGGAGTACATCCTGGCTCTCAACGAGCTGAATGCTGGGATGGAGGTCGTCAAGAAGTTTGTGCACAG cATGCATGGACCAACAGGGCAGTGCCCCCACCCTCGTGTCCTGCCAAACCTGGTGGCGGTGTGTCTCGCTGCCATTTACTCCTGTTATGAGGAGTTCATCAACAG TCGGGACAACTCCCCCAGCTTAAAGGAGATCCGAAACGGTTGCCAGCAGCAGAACGACCGCAAACCCCCCATGCCCCTTCGCCTCCTCCGCACCGAGCCTCCGACGCCGCCCCCGACCACCCTCCTGCCCCTCTCTCCCAGCCCCAGCCCCCTGCAGCCGCCCGTCCCCACGCCCTCCAACTCCACCACGTCTGTTCCCGTCTCCTCCCCGACGCCCTCCCTGcccctctcccctcccccctcggTCGTCAACTCCAGCGAGATCCTGGTGGAGCTGGAGCGAAACAACAACTCTGCCAACACCAAGAGGAAGGGGGCGCCGCCGCGCGGCGACAGCGAACCCAACCTCATCGACTGCCTGATGGTCAGCCCGGCCGTCAACACGCTGTCCATCCAGCTGCCGGCGCAGGCCGACCGCGTTCTGGGCTGCTTCGCTCTCATCCTCAAGATGCT GTCGGACTACGATGACTGGAGACCCGCCCTGGCCAGCCTGCTGCAGCCCATCCCCTTCCCCAAAGA GGCTCTCGCACACGCCAAATTCACAAA GGAATTAAAGTACGTTATCCAGAGGTTTGCCGAGGACCCCAGGCaggag gttCATTCATGCCTGCTCAGTGTACGTTCAGGTAAAGACGGCTGGTTTCAGCTCTACAGCCCCGGAGGTGTTgcctgtgatgatgatggagagcTCTTTGCCAGTATG GTTCATATCCTGATGGGCTCCTGCTACAAAACCAAGAAGTTCCTGCTGTCTCTGGCTGAAAACAAGTTGGGCCCCTGCATGCTGCTGGCCCTGCGTGGGAACCAGACCATGGTGGAG atccTGTGTCTGATGCTGGAATACAACATCATCGAGAACAAAGACACCCAGCTGCAGATCATCTCCACCCTGGAGAGCACGCATGTGGGCCTGCGTATGTACGAGCAGCTCTGTGAGCGGCAGAGAGAGCTCAAAGAGCTG CAACGGAAAGGAGGCCCCACCCGGCTGACCCTCCCCTCCAAGTCCACG GATGCAGACCTGGCCCGTCTGCTGAGCTCAGGTTCTTTTGGGAACCTGGAGAACCTGAGCCTGGCCTTCACCAACGTCACCAGTGCCTGTGCCGAGCAGCTCATCAAGCTGCCCTCACTCAAACAGCTCAACCTCTGGtccacacag TTCGGGGACGCAGGCTTGAGGTTGCTGTCCGAGCATCTGGCCTGTCTTCAGGTGTTGAACCTGTGCGAGACCCCCGTCACCGACGCCGGGCTGCTGGCGCTCAGCT ccaTGAAAAGTCTTTGTAGCCTGAACATGAACAGCACCAAGCTCACCGCCGACACGTACGAGGACCTCAAG GCCAAACTGCCCAACCTGAAAGATGTAGATGTTCGGTACACGGAGGCCTGGTGA